From a single Bacillus pumilus genomic region:
- a CDS encoding IS3 family transposase (programmed frameshift) produces MGTRVSYPVEVKQKAVEMRLAGVPMKEILQELNIKNKTQVQTWMRWHKAGDTHRFEQPVGKQYTYGKGPEYSSELERLQAENRYLSQQNEIFKKVQRIGKEVDKETSIKLVEEFRKTMTVQDVCVHLGILRTSYYRWKKELNQNQSKRQLEKQVGTLCRKHKYRYGYRKITAILKMRMRINHKTVQRIMQKNQWQCRVKMKKRKKNGQPYAVAGNILDRNFQSDRPLEKLVTDITYLPYGQKPLYLSSILDLYNGEVIAFNIGDKQDTDFILNTLDQLPALPKNCVLHSDQGSVYTSYEYQKAVHIKGITMSMSRKGTPADNASIESFHSSLKSETFYLNRIDRTTTTIVERTVKEYIYYYNNIRIQTKLNNQSPINYRQLAV; encoded by the exons ATGGGGACAAGAGTGAGTTATCCGGTTGAAGTCAAACAGAAGGCTGTAGAAATGAGATTGGCAGGCGTACCTATGAAAGAAATCTTGCAGGAATTGAATATCAAGAATAAGACGCAGGTTCAGACCTGGATGAGGTGGCATAAGGCTGGGGATACACACCGGTTCGAACAGCCTGTTGGAAAACAATATACCTATGGAAAGGGTCCCGAGTACTCTTCCGAATTAGAGAGACTGCAGGCGGAAAATCGTTATCTGAGCCAACAGAATGAAATTT TTAAAAAAGTACAACGAATTGGAAAGGAAGTTGATAAGGAAACGTCAATCAAACTGGTAGAAGAATTTCGCAAAACGATGACGGTACAGGACGTTTGTGTCCATTTAGGCATCTTACGCACTTCGTATTATAGATGGAAAAAGGAGCTGAATCAGAATCAATCTAAAAGACAACTAGAGAAACAGGTCGGCACGTTGTGCCGAAAGCACAAGTATCGATATGGATATCGAAAAATCACAGCCATACTAAAAATGAGAATGCGTATTAACCATAAAACTGTTCAACGTATCATGCAGAAAAACCAGTGGCAATGCCGTGTTAAAATGAAAAAGCGTAAGAAGAATGGGCAGCCCTATGCCGTGGCCGGAAACATACTGGATCGGAACTTTCAGTCTGATCGCCCTCTTGAAAAACTAGTAACGGACATCACGTATTTGCCTTATGGACAGAAACCATTGTACCTTTCCAGTATATTGGATTTGTATAATGGAGAAGTGATTGCTTTTAATATTGGTGATAAGCAGGATACAGACTTTATCTTAAACACACTTGATCAGCTACCAGCATTGCCTAAGAACTGCGTGTTACATAGCGATCAAGGTTCTGTGTATACATCTTACGAGTATCAGAAAGCTGTTCATATAAAAGGCATTACCATGAGTATGTCCCGTAAAGGGACACCCGCTGATAATGCCTCCATCGAATCGTTTCATTCCTCACTAAAGTCTGAAACGTTCTATCTTAACAGGATTGATCGAACTACGACCACCATCGTAGAACGCACTGTCAAAGAATACATTTATTATTATAACAACATTCGTATTCAAACGAAACTAAACAACCAATCACCGATAAACTATCGGCAATTGGCTGTATAA
- a CDS encoding ABC transporter ATP-binding protein, producing MKKPMIQFEHFGFKYRSQAEPTLKDINLTIYEGEKVLIAGPSGSGKSTLAHCINGLVPASYKGSMEGSLHIGGKNAEKENIFSLSQLVGTVLQDPDGQFIGLTVGEDIAFTLENDQVTREVMKTRVEEAARLTEVDGKLASSVHELSGGQKQRVSIAGVLVNEVDILLFDEPLASLDPATGKEVIDLIDRLQKETQKTVVMVEHRLEDVLFRQVDRIIVVNDGTIAADMTPDELLASNVLEATYLREPLYVKAMKYAGIPVEAGDQIANLQHLTLNDEEKEKIEQWMEASEPPVEQNAAQDLLELRELSFDYPTRPNTLSNISFTVKKGEMISIAGANGAGKTTLSKVLCAFEKPTKGTIHLNGDDITGDTIKQRSERIGVVMQNPNQMISKQMIFDEVAFGLVLRGVKDEDIKERVERVLKVCGLYPFRNWPISALSFGQKKRVTIASILVLEPEIIILDEPTAGQDFRHYTEMMTFLEQLNQQGVTILMITHDMHLMLEYTTRTIVISDGEKIADDTPAKVLTDQLLVQKASLKETSLYELALKADWPNPNELVDRFIEVDRKERMTWL from the coding sequence ATGAAGAAACCGATGATTCAATTCGAACATTTCGGATTCAAGTATCGCAGTCAGGCAGAACCAACATTGAAAGATATTAACCTGACCATCTATGAAGGAGAAAAAGTCCTCATCGCAGGCCCGTCTGGATCGGGTAAAAGCACACTAGCCCATTGTATCAATGGGCTAGTTCCTGCGTCTTATAAAGGTTCTATGGAAGGAAGTCTTCACATCGGCGGGAAGAATGCAGAGAAAGAGAACATTTTCTCCCTCTCACAGCTCGTCGGAACGGTGCTACAGGACCCTGATGGACAATTTATCGGGCTGACCGTTGGAGAAGATATCGCATTTACACTTGAAAATGATCAAGTCACCCGCGAAGTAATGAAAACACGTGTCGAAGAAGCGGCAAGATTAACAGAGGTAGACGGCAAGCTTGCATCATCCGTGCATGAGCTGTCAGGTGGTCAAAAACAACGTGTCTCCATCGCAGGCGTGCTTGTGAACGAAGTCGACATTTTGCTGTTTGACGAACCACTTGCAAGCCTAGACCCCGCAACAGGCAAAGAAGTCATCGACCTCATCGATCGACTACAAAAAGAAACGCAAAAAACCGTCGTGATGGTCGAGCATCGGTTAGAGGACGTTCTTTTCCGCCAAGTCGACCGCATCATCGTCGTTAATGACGGCACGATTGCAGCGGATATGACACCAGATGAATTGCTCGCCTCCAATGTGTTAGAAGCGACGTATTTACGTGAGCCTTTATATGTGAAAGCCATGAAATATGCAGGCATTCCGGTCGAAGCAGGAGATCAGATCGCTAATTTACAGCATCTCACCTTAAATGACGAGGAAAAAGAGAAAATCGAGCAATGGATGGAAGCGTCTGAGCCGCCAGTCGAGCAGAATGCAGCGCAAGATTTACTAGAGTTGCGTGAGCTGAGCTTTGACTATCCGACAAGACCAAACACGCTGAGCAACATCTCTTTTACCGTCAAAAAAGGAGAAATGATCAGCATCGCAGGAGCCAATGGGGCAGGAAAGACGACACTATCCAAGGTGCTCTGTGCATTCGAAAAGCCAACAAAAGGGACCATTCATCTAAATGGCGATGACATCACAGGAGACACAATCAAACAGCGCTCCGAACGAATCGGCGTTGTTATGCAAAACCCAAATCAAATGATTTCTAAACAAATGATCTTTGATGAAGTCGCATTTGGTCTCGTTTTAAGAGGCGTAAAGGATGAAGACATCAAGGAACGGGTGGAGCGAGTCTTAAAAGTATGCGGTTTATACCCATTTCGGAACTGGCCAATTTCTGCTCTCAGCTTTGGACAGAAAAAGCGCGTCACCATTGCATCTATTCTTGTATTAGAGCCAGAAATCATCATTCTAGATGAGCCAACCGCCGGACAGGATTTTAGACATTACACAGAGATGATGACGTTTTTAGAGCAATTAAATCAGCAGGGCGTCACGATCTTGATGATTACACATGATATGCATTTGATGCTCGAATACACAACAAGAACCATTGTTATTTCTGATGGAGAAAAAATCGCAGATGATACACCTGCCAAAGTGCTGACAGATCAGCTGCTAGTCCAAAAGGCGAGTTTAAAGGAAACATCGCTGTATGAACTGGCGCTGAAAGCAGACTGGCCAAATCCAAATGAACTCGTGGATCGCTTCATTGAGGTTGACAGAAAGGAACGAATGACATGGCTGTAG
- a CDS encoding ECF-type riboflavin transporter substrate-binding protein: MAGKQLSTKTVVAIGIGAAVFVILGRFVSIPTGIPNTQIETSYAFLALMAVLFGPVAGALIGFIGHLIKDATTFGPWWSWIIVSGVVGLLIGFISNRLKVEEGDFGWKKITLFNVVQISVQAIGWFVIAPLLDIAIYAEPAKKVFFQGFTAGISNIITVGVLGTIIIAAYAKTRSKSGSLSKETS; encoded by the coding sequence ATGGCAGGTAAACAACTTTCAACGAAAACTGTCGTTGCCATCGGAATTGGCGCAGCCGTCTTTGTCATTTTAGGACGCTTCGTCTCCATTCCAACTGGGATTCCGAATACACAAATTGAGACATCGTATGCATTCCTTGCATTAATGGCTGTGCTATTTGGTCCTGTTGCAGGCGCATTGATTGGATTTATTGGTCATCTCATTAAGGATGCGACCACATTCGGCCCTTGGTGGAGCTGGATTATCGTTTCAGGTGTTGTTGGGTTATTGATCGGCTTCATTTCGAACCGTTTAAAAGTAGAAGAAGGCGACTTTGGCTGGAAAAAAATCACGCTCTTCAATGTAGTGCAAATCAGTGTGCAGGCAATTGGCTGGTTTGTTATTGCACCATTACTCGATATCGCAATTTATGCTGAGCCAGCAAAAAAGGTATTTTTTCAAGGCTTTACCGCAGGAATCTCAAACATCATCACAGTCGGTGTACTAGGAACCATCATCATTGCGGCTTATGCGAAAACAAGAAGCAAAAGCGGCAGCCTATCGAAGGAAACATCATGA
- a CDS encoding GNAT family N-acetyltransferase produces MVTLQPMSQADYDGLMEKAIQRYAEEKVLAGTWEKEESLANAEEQFDRLLPEGLQTEHHELWNFLNGEEAIGWVWLCYDPNHPQHEGFIYNFILFEAYRGKGFAKQAIAALEEQAKSLGVQKLSLHVFAHNQIARSLYEKTGFAETGIYMSKPL; encoded by the coding sequence TTGGTTACACTACAACCAATGTCACAAGCGGATTACGATGGATTAATGGAGAAGGCCATTCAGCGGTACGCAGAAGAAAAGGTACTCGCAGGGACTTGGGAGAAGGAAGAATCACTTGCAAACGCCGAAGAACAATTTGATCGGCTCCTTCCTGAAGGCCTACAGACAGAGCATCATGAGCTATGGAATTTCTTGAACGGGGAAGAAGCAATTGGCTGGGTATGGCTTTGTTATGACCCGAATCACCCGCAGCACGAAGGTTTTATTTATAACTTTATTTTATTCGAAGCTTATCGAGGAAAAGGCTTTGCAAAACAGGCCATTGCTGCATTAGAGGAACAGGCAAAGTCATTAGGCGTGCAAAAACTCTCACTGCATGTCTTTGCTCACAATCAAATTGCCCGTTCACTGTACGAGAAGACGGGATTTGCAGAAACCGGAATCTATATGAGCAAACCTTTATAA
- a CDS encoding ABC transporter permease subunit — protein sequence MWTICMNEFKQLFKSTKSILTTVIIFILSTFVSTLPFIATHQDKWEQAKDPYSIGNELVMSVFGFFLIFLLSHDILSREIHLKTIRFLVSKTTRLNIIIGKYLGLMLFWLSCIMTTYVLNMVISHRFLFSDALKILTFISVGISCALFLSMLFPTPQKSMFVGMLFSFLFPIVSMISILSSERLIHWFQYMTPYYYARWSEPLTYVLLNTALTVVLLIGTALLFQRRDV from the coding sequence GTGTGGACCATATGTATGAATGAGTTTAAGCAGCTCTTCAAAAGTACAAAATCCATTTTAACAACTGTTATTATTTTCATTTTATCTACTTTTGTTTCAACTCTACCGTTTATTGCTACTCATCAGGACAAATGGGAGCAGGCAAAGGACCCTTATTCTATTGGGAATGAACTGGTGATGTCGGTATTTGGTTTCTTCCTTATTTTTTTATTGTCGCACGATATTTTGAGCCGAGAAATTCATTTGAAAACCATTCGTTTTCTCGTCAGTAAAACGACTCGTTTGAACATTATTATCGGGAAATATCTTGGACTGATGCTGTTTTGGCTCAGCTGTATTATGACGACATACGTACTGAATATGGTAATTTCACATCGTTTTCTGTTCTCTGATGCGTTAAAAATCTTAACCTTTATCAGTGTTGGTATCTCATGTGCTTTATTTTTGTCCATGCTCTTTCCAACACCGCAAAAGTCAATGTTTGTTGGGATGTTGTTTTCCTTTCTTTTCCCGATCGTCAGTATGATATCTATTCTTTCTTCAGAACGGTTGATTCATTGGTTCCAATATATGACGCCTTATTATTATGCTCGCTGGAGTGAACCGCTGACCTATGTACTCTTGAATACAGCTTTGACCGTTGTCTTACTCATTGGAACAGCACTTCTGTTTCAAAGGAGGGATGTCTAA
- a CDS encoding SAM hydrolase/SAM-dependent halogenase family protein, translating into MSEHALVLQSDFGIDDGAVSAMYGVANTVSSNIRLFDLTHNIPQYDIWEASYRLLQTVTYWPEETVFVSVVDPGVGSERKSLVVKTTSSHYIITPDNGTLTHVAQDIGIVEARYLDETINRLPKSGKSHTFHGRDIYAYTGARIASGVISFEEVGPKANIDEIIHLPVVQAYAKEEVITGTIDILDVRFGNLWTNIHHTLFEQLSINYGDAIEVTIANGPKNVYKNIMTYGRSFADLKVGEPLVYVNSLDHLGVAINQGSFAKAYNIGTGTGWRLSIRKAPRIIYE; encoded by the coding sequence ATGAGTGAACATGCATTGGTTTTACAATCAGATTTCGGCATTGATGATGGGGCAGTCAGCGCAATGTACGGAGTGGCAAATACGGTAAGCAGCAATATCCGCCTTTTTGATTTAACACACAATATTCCGCAGTATGACATTTGGGAGGCATCTTATCGCCTGCTCCAAACCGTCACATACTGGCCAGAAGAGACGGTATTCGTATCCGTCGTTGACCCGGGAGTTGGGTCAGAGAGAAAAAGTCTTGTCGTCAAAACCACAAGCTCGCACTACATCATTACTCCAGATAACGGGACACTTACACACGTCGCGCAGGATATTGGCATAGTGGAAGCCCGTTATTTAGATGAAACCATTAACCGGCTGCCGAAGTCGGGAAAATCACATACATTCCATGGGAGAGACATTTATGCGTATACAGGGGCGAGAATCGCTTCAGGAGTGATTTCTTTTGAAGAGGTTGGACCAAAGGCGAATATTGATGAAATTATTCACCTTCCAGTCGTACAGGCTTATGCGAAAGAAGAAGTGATCACAGGAACGATTGATATTTTAGACGTGAGGTTCGGAAACCTATGGACAAACATTCATCACACGTTATTTGAACAACTTTCAATTAATTACGGTGATGCAATAGAAGTTACCATTGCCAACGGGCCGAAAAATGTGTATAAAAATATCATGACCTATGGACGATCTTTTGCCGATTTAAAGGTAGGCGAACCACTCGTATATGTCAATTCACTCGACCATTTAGGCGTGGCGATCAATCAAGGGTCATTTGCAAAGGCTTATAACATCGGTACAGGCACAGGCTGGCGCCTTTCGATTCGCAAAGCTCCGCGCATTATATACGAATAA
- a CDS encoding ABC transporter ATP-binding protein: MLHTNGLTKKYRTKVAIDHITLDVHQGDIFGLIGPKDSGKTTFFNIITGISRPTSGTFTMMNMPSLKKVRQHIGVLPEYTDLYEGLTALEHIAYLSKITGTRQKTSDYEELLELVDLHHYHQEKVGSFTPGMKKRLGMAQAIAHRPEFILLDEPFANIDADSILHIQQVIEALKNEGSTIFLTADRPRFTNSICTKTAFISEGKLVSPPTHPQEITITSSNIRAAFKHAWIDDEVKPVLTQYLQTVGTDLVISDNETSLLIRSETQVPAIIRAFVKCKVDLYRVTTQDAISSS; this comes from the coding sequence ATGCTTCATACAAACGGCCTCACCAAAAAATATCGTACAAAAGTCGCAATAGATCACATTACCCTTGATGTTCATCAAGGTGATATTTTCGGGCTCATTGGACCAAAGGATTCTGGTAAGACAACGTTTTTCAATATCATTACGGGAATTTCCCGGCCAACCTCTGGTACGTTTACGATGATGAATATGCCTTCATTAAAAAAGGTGAGACAGCATATTGGTGTTCTGCCTGAATATACGGATTTATATGAAGGGCTCACGGCACTTGAACATATTGCCTACTTATCAAAAATCACCGGGACGCGCCAGAAAACGAGTGATTATGAAGAACTGCTCGAATTGGTTGATTTACATCACTATCATCAGGAAAAGGTCGGTTCCTTTACACCTGGTATGAAGAAACGGCTTGGAATGGCGCAGGCTATCGCCCATCGTCCTGAATTTATTTTACTCGACGAGCCTTTTGCTAATATTGACGCAGATTCAATCTTGCACATTCAGCAAGTCATTGAAGCGTTGAAAAATGAAGGGAGTACCATCTTTTTAACCGCTGACCGCCCTAGGTTCACAAATAGTATTTGTACAAAAACGGCATTCATTTCTGAAGGTAAATTAGTGTCCCCTCCTACTCATCCTCAAGAGATAACCATCACATCCTCAAACATACGTGCAGCCTTCAAGCATGCGTGGATTGATGATGAGGTGAAACCTGTTCTCACGCAGTACTTACAAACTGTCGGAACAGATCTTGTGATCAGTGATAACGAGACCTCATTGTTGATTCGTTCAGAAACCCAAGTCCCTGCGATCATCCGCGCTTTCGTGAAATGCAAAGTCGATTTATACAGAGTCACGACTCAAGATGCCATAAGCTCCTCATAA
- a CDS encoding energy-coupling factor transporter transmembrane component T family protein has protein sequence MAVDMLSYIDRPSPIHRLTGATKLICFILWSSAAMLTYDTGVLVFMLVASIVFFQLSNVRFRDISFVVIVLAIFLVINNIAIYIFAPQQGVAIYGAKHELFHIAGWYNVTLEQLFYQLNITLKYVTVMPAALLFIVTTNPSEFASSLSRIGVSYRISYAVAIALRYIPDIQRDFRTIAISQQARGIDLSKNEKLGKRIKNALSIVMPLIFSSLERIETISNAMELRGFGKHKKRTWFTAKDFQKADYVAFIFVGVVMIVSLVITLVRGTRFYNPFL, from the coding sequence ATGGCTGTAGACATGCTGTCCTATATCGATCGCCCGTCGCCGATTCACCGGCTGACAGGGGCAACCAAACTCATTTGCTTTATCCTCTGGTCATCCGCAGCGATGCTCACGTATGATACAGGCGTATTAGTGTTTATGCTAGTTGCCAGTATCGTGTTCTTTCAGCTATCAAACGTACGATTTCGTGATATCTCTTTTGTAGTGATTGTCTTGGCGATTTTTCTTGTCATCAATAACATCGCCATTTACATCTTTGCACCCCAGCAAGGCGTCGCGATTTACGGAGCAAAGCATGAGCTGTTTCACATTGCAGGCTGGTACAATGTCACACTTGAACAGCTTTTCTATCAATTGAACATTACACTGAAATACGTGACCGTGATGCCAGCAGCGCTTTTATTTATTGTGACAACAAATCCAAGTGAATTCGCCTCATCGCTCAGCCGAATCGGGGTCAGCTACCGGATTTCGTATGCGGTAGCGATTGCTCTGCGCTATATTCCAGATATTCAGCGTGATTTTCGAACGATCGCGATTTCTCAACAAGCAAGAGGCATTGATTTGTCGAAGAATGAAAAACTGGGAAAACGGATCAAAAATGCGCTATCGATTGTAATGCCGTTGATATTTTCTAGCCTAGAACGGATTGAAACGATCAGCAATGCGATGGAGCTGCGCGGATTTGGAAAGCATAAAAAGCGCACATGGTTTACGGCGAAAGACTTTCAAAAAGCAGATTATGTGGCGTTCATATTTGTTGGTGTGGTAATGAT